The window TCATCGATGAAACCAAATCAGGGGGTAAAACAATGACGAAATGCCAAACTCCAGGCATGCCCACGCAAAGCCGTGGGCATGGCACCCGGCGATCCCGAAACATGCGCGCAAGCCGCACAGATATCTGGCCGTAGGGTTCTAATTGAACCGCCAAGGCCCCCGCCATCAGCTCTTGGACCACAACAACGCCGTTTTCGGGTGGGACGAGGCCTTGCAATTCCGCGCGAACTTGGCTATGCTCTGGCTCGTGATTTTTTTCACGAATCCGGACAGAACGGTCCGCTGTGGCTACCTCTGTCCGCACGCCCAGGTCACGCCGTCAGTCGAACTTACGGCCATCCGGAGCAAGGGCAAACCCGCAGACCCGACCTCCAGAAAACCAGGGGCGAAAGACGATGGGTTTGGGTAACCTTCGTGGAGAAGAGAGCTCCCTGGTTACGGCACCCCATGGGTCATGGTGTTGAAAGAGCACCGTGTTTGTCGGACTATTTGGAGCGTTCTCAAGCCTTGCACTCGCGCCGGCCTGATGCCGGCAACGCAAGGTTTGTCAGTGAGCACTCCCAGTCAGGATCGAGGTAATGCATGAGTAACATCCCTCTCGAACAGGGCGTCCGGGAGATTTGTCAGGCATGCGGTAACGACCGCACGCGCCTGATGGATATCTGCCGGGCAGTCCAAAACCAGTTCGGATGCGTCTCCGGCGAAGCGATGGATCTTATCGCCAGGGAATGTCGTTGCCCGCGCGTCGAAGTCGAAAGCGTCGTCTCTTTCTACGCTTTCTTCTCCGACAAGCCCAAGGGCAAAATCGTCATCCGCTTGTGCGACGACATCGTGGACCGGCTGCACGGTTATGACCGCGTCGCCAAGGCCTTGTCACAGGAACTGGGTATCGCCTTGGGCCAAACCACTTCCTGCGGCAGTTTCACGCTGGAACGTACGCCCTGCATCGGCATGTGCGACCAGGCCCCGGCCGCGATGGTCAATGACGTCATCGTCACCAAGCTCAACGGCGCCAGCGCCCGTGAAATGATCAAAGAGCTGCGCGAGCACATGGACCCTCGCAAACTGGTGACCAGACTCGGCGACGGACACAACGCCGACGATCGCATCCACGCCATGGTCCATAATAACATTCGCAAGAAGGGCCCGGTCATCTTTGCTCCCTACGAAACCGGTACGGGTCTCAAGAAAGCCTTGGCCATGACGCCGGCCGAGGTGATTCGCGACGTGAAGACCGCCCGGCTCCGCGGACGCGGTGGCGCAGGCTTTCCCACCGGAATAAAATGGGAGTTCACCCGCGCCTCGCAGGGCGATCGCAAGTTTGTCATCTGCAACGGCGACGAAGGCGAACCCGGCACCTTCAAGGATCGCGTGCTCTTCACCGAGTGCGCGGACATGCTTTTTGAGGGCATGACTATCGGCGGCTATGCCATCGGCGCCGACACCGGCATCCTCTACCTCCGCGGCGAATACGCCTACCTCAAGACCTACCTCGACAGCGTCCTCGACGAACGCCGCAGGAAAAACCTGCTGGGAAAGAACATCCTCGGTAAGAATGACTTCAGCTTCGATATCCGCATTCAAATGGGCGCCGGGGCCTACATCTGCGGCGAGGAAACCGCCCTCATCAGCTCCTGTGAGGGCCGAAGGGGCGATCCGAAGAACCGGCCGCCGTTTCCCGCTCAGAAGGGCTATCTCGACTATCCCACGGTGGTCAACAACGTCGAGACCTTCTGCTGCGTCTCACGGATTCTCGATAAGGGCGCCGGTTGGTTCGCCGAGATGGGCTCCAAGGGCAGCCCGGGCACCAAGCTTCTGAGCATCTCCGGCGACTGCAAGGCCCCCGGCGTTTTCGAAGTCCCCTTTGGCACCTGTCTCAAAGACGTGCTCGAAATGGCCAAGGCCGAAGACCCCCTCGCCGCCCAGGTCGGCGGCCCCAGCGGGCAGCTTGTCCCAGCCAAGGACTTCGGCCGTACCATCTGCTATGATGATCTCGCCACCGGCGGCGCCATCGTCGTCTTCAACAAGGCCCGTGATCTGCTTGAGGTCGTCGACTATTACGTCGAGTTCTTCCTCGAAGAAGGCTGCGGCTACTGCACCCCCTGCCGCGTCGGCAACGTCCTGCTCAAGGAGCGCATCGGGAAACTCCTCCGTGGCAAGGGCGAGCCCGGCGACCTGGAATACCTGAAGGAACTGGGCGAGACCATGAAGACCATGAGCCGTTGCGGCCTCGGCCAGACCGCCGGCAACCCCGTCCTGACGAGCCTGGCCAACTTCCCCGAACTCTATCAGGCGAAAATCAGGAAACACGAGACGGTCTTCCAGCCGACCTTCGACATCAAGGCCGCCGTGGCCGACGCCGAAAGGCTCGTCGGACGCAAGTCGGTGATTTTTGCAGGCAAATAGGATGATAAGGAATTGACATGAGCAACACATTTACGTTTACGATCGACGGCGTCGAGGTGCAGGCCTCACCCGGCCAGACCATTCTTGAAGCGGCCGATGCCGCCGGCATCTACATCCCCCGACTGTGCCACATGAAGGGCCTCATCCCCTACGGTTCCTGCCGCGTGTGCACCGTGATGGTCAACGGCCGTCCACAGGCTTCCTGCACGCAGCCGGCGGCGCCGGGGGCCGTCGTACTCAACGACACCGAAGCCCTCCGGACGTTCCGCAGAAACATCATCGACATGCTGTTCGTCGAAGGCAACCACTTCTGCATGTTCTGCGAAAAGAGCGGCAACTGCGAGTTGCAGGCCCTCGCCTACCGCTTCGGCATCACCGCACCCAAGTATCCGTATCAGAACCCCAAGCGGGACGTCGACGCATCGCATCCCGACATCTTCATCGATCGCAACCGGTGCATCTTGTGCGCCCGGTGCGTTCGCGCGTCCCGCGACCTGGACGGCAAGAATGTATTTCAGTTCGTTGGCCGCGGCTCCAGAAAGAAAATCGGCGTCAATGCCTCGGCCCGCCTCAAGGACACGGGAATGGACGTTACCGACAAGGCCGCCGACGTCTGCCCGGTGGGCGCCATCCTCAAGAAGCGAGCGGGCTACGCCGTCCCCATTGGCAAGCGGTTGTATGACCAGAAGCCCATTGGTTCCGATATTGAGGCCGCACGGGCCGGCAAGTGAGGTATAGGAAACATGGCTAAACCAAGAATCGCAACCACGTCCCTGGCCGGCTGCTTCGGCTGCCACATGGCCATCCTCGACATCGACGACCGCATCCTCAAACTGGTCGAGCTCGTCGACTTCGACAGGTCACCGGTCGACGACTTCAAGCACATCACCGGACGCTGCGCCATCGGCCTGATCGAAGGCGGCTGCTGCAACGAGGAAAACGTCCACGTCCTCCAGGAATTCCGCGAAAACTGTGACATCCTTATCTCTCTCGGCGACTGCGCCATCATGGGCGGCATCCCGGCTATGAGAAACACCATTCCCCTGCAGGAATGTCTCGAAGAGGCATACCTGAAGTGCCCGACTTGCTATAACCCCTCGGGGAAAATACCCAACGACCCCGAGATCCCGCTGCTTCTCAACAAGGTCTA of the Phycisphaerae bacterium genome contains:
- a CDS encoding NAD(P)H-dependent oxidoreductase subunit E, with translation MSNIPLEQGVREICQACGNDRTRLMDICRAVQNQFGCVSGEAMDLIARECRCPRVEVESVVSFYAFFSDKPKGKIVIRLCDDIVDRLHGYDRVAKALSQELGIALGQTTSCGSFTLERTPCIGMCDQAPAAMVNDVIVTKLNGASAREMIKELREHMDPRKLVTRLGDGHNADDRIHAMVHNNIRKKGPVIFAPYETGTGLKKALAMTPAEVIRDVKTARLRGRGGAGFPTGIKWEFTRASQGDRKFVICNGDEGEPGTFKDRVLFTECADMLFEGMTIGGYAIGADTGILYLRGEYAYLKTYLDSVLDERRRKNLLGKNILGKNDFSFDIRIQMGAGAYICGEETALISSCEGRRGDPKNRPPFPAQKGYLDYPTVVNNVETFCCVSRILDKGAGWFAEMGSKGSPGTKLLSISGDCKAPGVFEVPFGTCLKDVLEMAKAEDPLAAQVGGPSGQLVPAKDFGRTICYDDLATGGAIVVFNKARDLLEVVDYYVEFFLEEGCGYCTPCRVGNVLLKERIGKLLRGKGEPGDLEYLKELGETMKTMSRCGLGQTAGNPVLTSLANFPELYQAKIRKHETVFQPTFDIKAAVADAERLVGRKSVIFAGK
- a CDS encoding 2Fe-2S iron-sulfur cluster-binding protein, which translates into the protein MSNTFTFTIDGVEVQASPGQTILEAADAAGIYIPRLCHMKGLIPYGSCRVCTVMVNGRPQASCTQPAAPGAVVLNDTEALRTFRRNIIDMLFVEGNHFCMFCEKSGNCELQALAYRFGITAPKYPYQNPKRDVDASHPDIFIDRNRCILCARCVRASRDLDGKNVFQFVGRGSRKKIGVNASARLKDTGMDVTDKAADVCPVGAILKKRAGYAVPIGKRLYDQKPIGSDIEAARAGK
- a CDS encoding NADP oxidoreductase translates to MAKPRIATTSLAGCFGCHMAILDIDDRILKLVELVDFDRSPVDDFKHITGRCAIGLIEGGCCNEENVHVLQEFRENCDILISLGDCAIMGGIPAMRNTIPLQECLEEAYLKCPTCYNPSGKIPNDPEIPLLLNKVYPCHEVVKIDYHLPGCPPSADTIWEALVALLNNKPMELPYQLIKYD